The proteins below are encoded in one region of Methanomassiliicoccus luminyensis B10:
- a CDS encoding valine--tRNA ligase, with amino-acid sequence MSQYEAVPTERKWQAKWKEWEIYRFDPKSSAPVYSIDNPPRYTSGSLHLGHATGYSLIDFAARYRRMRGYNVFFPLCFDVNGTPTEVKVEKKYGISKLTVPRQEYIRLCSEFANSFIAEMTRQFEILGESMDPSIYYQTDAPYYRRITQITFLRLLERGLVYKGSYPVNWCPCCITALADAEVEYEDNITKLNYIKFKVKETGEDVLVATTRPELLSACQLVAVHPEDKDKGRLVGKTLQTPVYGKEIKVIADEKVDPAFGTGVVMICTIGDKTDLEWVMKYSLPLDKAIDEQGKMTAIAGKYQGMSVKEAKKAIIEDMKEQGLLVKQEDTKQNVGCCWRCHAPIEFLKVPQWFLKTMDYKDEVLKLADQLNWYPEFMKVRLLDWVNSLQWDWVISRQRFFATPIPVWECKDCGYVVPAREEDAYVDPTVDKPPMDRCPLCGGKLVGCTDVFDTWMDSSISPLYNTFWGRDEEMFKRLYPMSMRPQSHDIIRTWAFYTLLRCHLMTGEKAWSDIMIHGFIMSPDGTPMHSSLGNVIDPVPILEEYGADALRYYACTCALGEDNAFREKDVIHGKRLCTKLWNIGKFTGMVVKEKPEMKGLQPMDRWILSRYSKVVEKATQYYEQYSFDKAMREIEEFAWHEYADHYLELVKHRTREGDDGVRFTLYTITLGIAKMLAPLLPHVTEDIYQDFAELDGAKSVHVSKWPEPVLISEEDEKRGDLVKDVVSAIRAWKAENKLPLNRELELLELVGPAALSLKGYESDILETSRAKDLKIVAEASLEEKVMAVKPVKSKVGPTFKEKGKEVLQLLEKADPQEAAAALDKGGLELTLSDGSMVTLDPSFVEVQKKLTLGGKAVDTLQVGDILIALSP; translated from the coding sequence ATGTCTCAGTATGAAGCAGTTCCTACGGAAAGGAAGTGGCAAGCGAAGTGGAAGGAGTGGGAGATCTACCGGTTCGACCCGAAATCCTCTGCCCCGGTCTACAGCATTGACAACCCCCCGCGCTACACTTCCGGCTCCCTTCACCTTGGCCACGCTACAGGTTACTCGCTCATCGACTTCGCCGCGCGGTACCGGAGGATGCGCGGCTACAACGTCTTCTTCCCCCTGTGCTTCGACGTCAACGGAACCCCGACCGAGGTGAAGGTGGAGAAGAAGTACGGCATCAGCAAGCTGACCGTCCCCCGGCAGGAGTACATTCGGCTGTGCTCGGAGTTCGCCAACTCCTTCATCGCCGAGATGACCCGCCAGTTCGAGATCCTGGGAGAGAGCATGGACCCGTCCATCTACTACCAGACGGACGCCCCGTACTACCGCAGGATCACCCAGATCACCTTCCTCCGGCTGCTGGAGAGAGGGCTGGTGTACAAGGGCTCCTACCCGGTCAACTGGTGCCCCTGCTGCATCACCGCGCTGGCGGACGCCGAGGTAGAGTACGAGGACAACATCACCAAGCTCAACTACATCAAGTTCAAGGTGAAGGAGACGGGCGAGGACGTGCTGGTCGCCACCACCAGGCCGGAGCTGCTTTCCGCCTGCCAGCTGGTCGCGGTGCACCCCGAGGACAAGGACAAAGGGAGGCTGGTCGGGAAGACCCTTCAGACCCCCGTCTACGGGAAGGAGATCAAGGTCATCGCCGACGAGAAGGTCGACCCCGCCTTCGGCACCGGAGTGGTGATGATCTGCACCATCGGCGACAAGACCGACCTGGAATGGGTCATGAAGTACTCCCTGCCGCTGGACAAGGCCATCGACGAGCAGGGGAAGATGACCGCTATCGCTGGCAAGTACCAGGGTATGAGCGTCAAGGAGGCCAAGAAGGCCATCATCGAGGATATGAAAGAGCAGGGGCTCCTGGTCAAGCAGGAGGACACCAAGCAGAACGTGGGCTGCTGCTGGCGCTGCCACGCCCCCATCGAGTTCCTCAAGGTGCCCCAGTGGTTCCTCAAGACCATGGACTACAAGGACGAGGTGCTGAAGCTCGCCGACCAGCTCAACTGGTACCCTGAGTTCATGAAGGTCCGCCTGCTGGACTGGGTCAACAGCCTGCAGTGGGACTGGGTCATATCGAGGCAAAGGTTCTTCGCCACCCCCATCCCGGTGTGGGAGTGCAAGGACTGCGGCTACGTGGTCCCCGCCCGTGAGGAGGACGCCTACGTTGATCCGACCGTGGACAAGCCCCCCATGGACCGCTGCCCCCTGTGCGGCGGAAAGCTGGTGGGATGCACCGACGTGTTCGACACCTGGATGGATTCCAGCATCTCCCCGCTGTACAACACTTTCTGGGGCCGGGACGAGGAGATGTTCAAGAGGCTGTATCCCATGTCCATGAGGCCCCAGAGCCACGACATCATCCGCACCTGGGCGTTCTACACCCTGCTGCGGTGCCACCTCATGACCGGGGAGAAGGCTTGGAGCGACATCATGATCCACGGGTTCATCATGTCGCCGGACGGGACGCCGATGCACTCCTCGCTAGGGAATGTCATCGACCCGGTGCCTATCCTGGAGGAGTACGGCGCGGACGCCCTGCGCTACTATGCCTGCACCTGCGCCCTGGGCGAGGACAACGCCTTCCGGGAGAAGGACGTCATTCACGGGAAGAGGCTTTGCACCAAGCTGTGGAACATCGGCAAGTTCACTGGCATGGTCGTCAAGGAGAAGCCGGAGATGAAGGGGCTCCAGCCCATGGACCGCTGGATCCTCAGCAGATACTCCAAGGTGGTGGAGAAGGCCACCCAGTACTATGAGCAGTACTCCTTCGACAAGGCCATGAGGGAGATCGAGGAGTTCGCCTGGCACGAGTATGCTGATCATTACCTGGAACTGGTGAAGCACCGCACCAGGGAGGGCGACGACGGGGTCCGCTTCACGCTCTACACCATCACCCTGGGCATCGCCAAGATGCTGGCGCCCCTGCTGCCGCACGTCACCGAGGACATCTACCAGGACTTCGCCGAGCTCGACGGCGCGAAGAGCGTACACGTCTCGAAGTGGCCGGAGCCGGTGCTCATCTCCGAGGAGGATGAGAAGCGCGGCGACCTGGTCAAGGACGTGGTGTCCGCCATCCGCGCCTGGAAGGCTGAGAATAAGCTCCCCCTGAACAGGGAGCTGGAGCTTTTGGAGCTGGTCGGTCCGGCGGCCCTTTCGCTGAAAGGCTACGAGAGCGACATACTGGAGACGTCGAGGGCCAAGGACCTCAAGATCGTGGCCGAGGCCTCTCTGGAAGAGAAAGTGATGGCGGTCAAGCCGGTCAAGTCCAAGGTCGGGCCGACCTTCAAGGAGAAGGGCAAGGAGGTCCTGCAGCTGCTGGAGAAGGCGGACCCCCAGGAGGCCGCCGCCGCGCTGGACAAGGGCGGTCTTGAGCTGACCCTGTCCGACGGCTCCATGGTGACGCTGGACCCTAGCTTCGTAGAGGTGCAGAAGAAGCTGACCCTCGGCGGCAAGGCCGTCGACACCCTGCAGGTCGGGGATATCCTCATCGCCCTGAGCCCGTGA
- a CDS encoding SPFH domain-containing protein: MVGIGTVIGIIAVVAVAIFAYFGFYLIQDNQVGIKRRRMFGKAMPQGHIIAIDGEVGIQADTLMPGLYWKMPIVWKVEKVNVIYISPDSIGVVNAIDGAPMPKGRVLGDEVDSNNFQDAKLFLQNGGIKGPQVAILRPGVYRINTGAFNVTVAKATKIGEEMIGVVIAEDGRPLPSGYLIAPKPPEAASQECPYARTHKHFTDGQAFIDSGGYRGTQQESLQPGVYYINPLFFTVKPVNIQEVPPGYVAVIRSNIGVELESKQGAPSFNTGQDDITTPVHEESETLLISDKNVRGIWKDPVAPGKYNLNPLAFTPYLVPTSAITIDWANDLQKRHEPDSLNKKTDDFFKFSQLKVTSSDAFTLDVDVRMIIRIRPENAPFVIARFGSVENLIQQIVHPLIDSSFRNKAGNEKAIEFIKSRTRLQEEALNTARLEFDKYHVEAQNLLVSYILAPPELMKTQTDKEIAEQQLAQFQKQAEAQEMRKDVMSKTAQADKQGEVVAAQLSIEIERSRANARRESAEGDKASAMIIAEGESYKLQKMAEGEAAKIKSIAEAEAAKIEMTGKADGAKIKYIGEADAMKVKYMGDAEASRIKAVGQAEAYSEKSVGEGLADAFKAQVEAMGGDNIARLKIVEAIAAGKVQIVPEILVSSNGPSGGGSLGDVLTLLFTQKVAEEAKKAEAAKKPETIDIKSAELPVKKPEEAETF, translated from the coding sequence ATGGTAGGGATCGGAACCGTAATTGGAATTATAGCAGTCGTAGCAGTAGCGATATTCGCTTATTTTGGATTTTACCTGATCCAGGACAACCAGGTAGGAATCAAGCGAAGGAGGATGTTCGGGAAGGCCATGCCGCAGGGGCACATAATCGCCATTGACGGCGAGGTGGGCATTCAGGCAGACACTTTGATGCCCGGCCTTTACTGGAAGATGCCCATCGTCTGGAAGGTCGAGAAGGTCAATGTCATCTACATCAGCCCTGACTCCATCGGCGTGGTCAATGCCATCGACGGCGCCCCCATGCCCAAAGGCAGGGTGCTGGGCGACGAGGTGGATAGCAACAACTTCCAGGACGCCAAGCTGTTCCTGCAGAACGGCGGCATCAAGGGGCCGCAGGTGGCCATCCTGAGGCCCGGGGTGTACCGTATCAACACCGGTGCTTTCAACGTGACCGTGGCCAAGGCCACCAAGATCGGGGAGGAGATGATCGGAGTGGTCATAGCCGAGGACGGCAGGCCGCTGCCCTCGGGGTACCTCATCGCCCCCAAGCCCCCCGAGGCTGCGTCGCAGGAGTGCCCGTACGCGAGGACGCACAAGCACTTCACCGACGGGCAGGCCTTCATCGACTCCGGCGGGTACAGGGGAACGCAGCAGGAGTCCCTGCAGCCGGGTGTCTATTACATCAACCCGCTGTTCTTCACGGTGAAGCCCGTTAACATCCAGGAGGTGCCTCCGGGCTACGTCGCGGTCATCCGGTCCAACATCGGGGTGGAGCTGGAATCGAAGCAAGGGGCCCCGAGCTTCAACACCGGGCAGGACGACATCACCACCCCGGTGCACGAGGAATCGGAGACGTTGCTGATCTCGGACAAGAACGTCCGCGGCATCTGGAAGGACCCGGTGGCGCCAGGCAAGTACAACCTGAACCCGCTGGCCTTCACCCCATATCTGGTGCCGACCAGCGCCATCACCATCGACTGGGCCAACGATCTCCAGAAGAGGCACGAGCCGGACTCGCTCAACAAGAAGACCGACGATTTCTTCAAGTTCAGCCAGCTAAAGGTCACCAGCTCCGACGCGTTCACCTTGGACGTGGACGTCAGGATGATCATCCGCATCAGGCCGGAGAACGCGCCGTTCGTCATCGCCAGGTTCGGCTCGGTGGAGAACCTGATCCAGCAGATCGTTCACCCCCTGATCGACTCGTCCTTCCGCAACAAGGCCGGGAACGAGAAGGCCATCGAGTTCATCAAGAGCAGGACCAGGCTCCAGGAGGAAGCGCTCAACACCGCCAGGCTGGAGTTCGACAAGTACCACGTGGAAGCCCAGAACCTGCTGGTGTCGTACATCCTCGCTCCTCCCGAGCTCATGAAGACCCAGACCGACAAGGAGATCGCCGAGCAGCAGCTGGCCCAGTTCCAGAAGCAGGCCGAGGCCCAGGAGATGAGGAAGGACGTCATGTCCAAGACCGCCCAGGCCGACAAGCAGGGCGAGGTGGTGGCGGCGCAGCTCTCCATTGAGATCGAGCGCAGCCGGGCCAATGCACGGAGGGAGTCCGCGGAAGGCGACAAAGCCTCTGCCATGATCATCGCCGAGGGCGAGAGCTACAAGCTGCAGAAGATGGCGGAAGGTGAGGCGGCCAAGATCAAGTCCATAGCAGAGGCGGAGGCCGCCAAGATCGAGATGACCGGCAAGGCGGACGGGGCCAAGATCAAGTACATCGGGGAAGCGGACGCCATGAAGGTCAAGTACATGGGCGATGCCGAAGCGTCCCGCATCAAGGCAGTCGGGCAGGCCGAGGCCTATTCCGAGAAATCGGTCGGCGAGGGGCTGGCCGACGCGTTCAAGGCCCAAGTGGAGGCGATGGGGGGCGACAACATCGCCCGGCTGAAGATAGTGGAGGCCATCGCCGCCGGGAAGGTGCAGATCGTCCCCGAAATCCTGGTGTCCAGCAACGGGCCCAGCGGAGGCGGCAGCCTCGGCGATGTCCTGACGCTCCTATTCACCCAGAAGGTGGCGGAGGAGGCCAAGAAGGCCGAGGCCGCCAAGAAGCCGGAGACGATAGACATCAAGAGCGCCGAGCTGCCCGTCAAGAAGCCCGAGGAAGCGGAAACCTTTTGA
- a CDS encoding pyridoxal-dependent decarboxylase, with protein MDFDRKIYFGDYRCTNLKKLAAYIEELNETIEPLFDAHPLFKGEYALDYYEYLSRCELNSEPIEPKKVFEYIAPLYSNLPDWRNPGTMINVIPAVNLVSAATSSVTQMFNPNFAQDTYSGNLTLAELESVKYLSQIIGWDWEKSCGVFTFGGTGTNMYATKLALCNADAESGKYGAVKGRYFTLTSKNGHPTHYQICDWLGIGSDSCIEIECNPDGRINVSEVKRVIRENIEVGRTFLGYNMTGGSTNELIVDPIKEIYDLNDEIVKDYDLPYKPMIHVDSVLGWIFLFFRYYDFEKNPNDYPDDVLKRIKSMYDHVFEFKYADTLGVDFHKTGFCPYITSAFVVKDRSKFFNLNPSTSIDLKDMKYGDYNPFYTSLEYSRTGVGPMAALTCLKSLGTNSFCKLVGDLVLATHIFRKRLKDNPHVFMLSDGSEGFATLFLLVPPRYGKLTYSTVFSLTDGQTKEIKDYNTRYGKFVLRECIERKTNFLFTSSRSYTLPGTDIKIGAIKAYPFSIFLTEENAEVLAKEVGESIQRFTDQDGDQACTRDEYFVDMTTAGKK; from the coding sequence ATGGATTTCGATAGGAAGATATACTTTGGAGATTACAGGTGTACGAATCTCAAGAAGTTGGCAGCATACATCGAGGAGCTGAACGAAACAATCGAGCCGTTGTTCGATGCGCACCCTTTATTTAAGGGAGAGTACGCACTCGATTACTACGAATATTTGAGTAGATGTGAGTTGAACAGCGAACCTATCGAACCCAAAAAGGTGTTCGAGTACATCGCTCCACTATACTCGAATCTTCCAGATTGGCGCAATCCGGGAACCATGATTAATGTTATCCCAGCCGTTAATCTAGTTTCAGCGGCCACATCTAGTGTCACTCAGATGTTCAATCCGAATTTTGCTCAGGACACGTATTCCGGAAACCTCACACTTGCCGAACTCGAGTCTGTCAAGTATCTTTCGCAGATAATCGGATGGGACTGGGAGAAGAGTTGCGGTGTGTTCACTTTCGGAGGCACGGGAACTAACATGTACGCCACGAAGCTTGCATTATGTAACGCCGATGCAGAGTCTGGAAAGTACGGGGCAGTCAAGGGAAGGTACTTCACGCTTACCAGCAAGAATGGTCATCCAACTCATTACCAGATCTGTGACTGGCTTGGGATCGGGAGCGACAGCTGCATCGAGATTGAATGCAATCCCGACGGAAGGATTAATGTTTCCGAAGTGAAAAGGGTCATCCGCGAGAACATCGAGGTTGGGAGGACATTTCTCGGCTACAATATGACTGGCGGAAGTACCAACGAGCTTATCGTGGATCCGATTAAGGAGATCTATGACCTCAATGACGAGATAGTGAAAGATTACGACCTGCCGTACAAGCCCATGATCCATGTGGATTCGGTGTTGGGTTGGATATTCTTGTTTTTCAGATATTACGACTTCGAAAAGAATCCTAATGATTATCCAGATGATGTCTTGAAACGGATTAAGTCCATGTACGACCATGTTTTCGAGTTTAAATATGCCGATACATTGGGCGTTGATTTCCATAAGACTGGTTTCTGCCCATATATCACCAGTGCGTTTGTGGTGAAGGACCGGTCCAAATTCTTTAATCTCAACCCGTCCACTTCGATCGATTTAAAGGATATGAAGTATGGGGATTACAATCCATTCTACACATCGTTGGAGTACTCCAGAACGGGTGTCGGACCTATGGCTGCACTTACGTGTCTAAAGTCGCTAGGCACCAATTCATTCTGTAAATTGGTGGGCGATCTTGTTTTGGCGACACACATTTTCAGGAAGAGATTGAAGGACAACCCGCATGTGTTCATGCTCAGTGATGGGTCGGAAGGATTTGCTACACTGTTCCTTCTCGTTCCACCTAGGTACGGAAAACTGACATATAGTACGGTCTTTAGTCTTACTGATGGGCAGACCAAGGAAATCAAGGATTACAATACCAGGTATGGGAAGTTCGTCCTTCGCGAATGTATAGAAAGAAAAACTAATTTCTTATTCACATCTTCCAGAAGCTATACGTTGCCTGGGACTGATATAAAGATAGGCGCCATCAAGGCATATCCATTTTCGATATTCCTTACAGAAGAGAATGCCGAGGTATTGGCCAAAGAGGTTGGTGAAAGCATCCAGAGATTTACAGACCAAGATGGCGATCAGGCATGCACTAGAGACGAGTATTTTGTGGACATGACAACTGCGGGCAAGAAGTGA
- a CDS encoding radical SAM protein yields MIVEHEYDGKKVFILACSSCNVVCKHCYINFKGDMGLEKLVTTIYALKDRYVLNITGAELLIDSEYVRRITESNQKGFMTNGLALYKNVNLLDKLLEWGVKYVALSYHHMVQEEYSPIPKYKVEWVIKELITRRIDVSLMSTVTKVNYDKIDDACRIAESLGAKRIHFTNFTAQGNARKISDMWKLNDKEIQVFFERYRECVENYPNLIVEKCCSFGKDVNEPCAQVCAAGKDKVAITPDGNVYPCFFLAEKGNEIGRFDNGIITIFREIDWDGTDCLSKRVLNYNGALNYK; encoded by the coding sequence ATGATTGTAGAGCATGAATATGACGGAAAAAAGGTATTCATACTAGCTTGTTCCAGTTGCAATGTTGTTTGCAAACATTGCTACATCAATTTTAAAGGTGATATGGGCCTAGAGAAACTTGTAACGACCATATACGCTCTCAAAGATAGATATGTGCTCAATATCACTGGAGCGGAACTGCTGATTGATTCTGAATACGTTCGGAGAATAACTGAATCCAATCAGAAAGGGTTTATGACTAACGGTCTCGCTCTTTATAAGAACGTCAATCTGTTGGATAAACTCTTAGAATGGGGCGTGAAATACGTGGCCCTTTCATACCACCATATGGTTCAGGAAGAGTATTCACCCATTCCAAAATACAAGGTGGAATGGGTGATTAAGGAATTGATAACAAGAAGAATAGACGTGAGCCTTATGTCCACAGTGACGAAGGTAAACTATGACAAGATTGACGATGCCTGCAGAATCGCAGAATCGCTCGGGGCCAAAAGGATACATTTCACCAATTTCACGGCGCAGGGCAATGCTCGTAAGATATCTGACATGTGGAAACTGAATGATAAGGAGATTCAGGTATTTTTTGAGAGATATCGCGAATGTGTGGAGAACTATCCAAATCTCATTGTGGAGAAGTGTTGCAGTTTCGGTAAAGATGTTAACGAGCCCTGTGCACAAGTATGTGCTGCTGGAAAGGACAAGGTCGCGATCACTCCTGATGGAAACGTATATCCCTGTTTCTTCCTTGCCGAAAAAGGAAATGAGATCGGGCGTTTCGATAATGGCATTATAACCATCTTCCGTGAGATCGACTGGGATGGGACAGATTGTCTTTCGAAGCGTGTTCTCAACTACAACGGGGCGCTAAATTATAAATGA
- a CDS encoding AAA family ATPase — protein MRRIAIYGKGGIGKSTTASNISSALSEVGLKVMQIGCDPKADSTRILTHGKIPTVLDALYSKGHPELKDIIFEGDNGILCVECGGPRPGEGCAGRGIIAAFEKIEELKAVEAYKPDVILYDVLGDVVCGGFVMPIRNGYAKDVFVISSGEMMSLYAASNIISAVNTMSYMGYAKFGGIIQNSRGIVNEDAIVNKVAVEMGADVIYRLPRSPVVQSCENADNSVVFGAPQSYMASAYRELSKVILKRTEDIAGKMKLCIQ, from the coding sequence ATGAGAAGAATCGCTATCTATGGCAAGGGCGGCATAGGGAAGTCTACGACAGCATCCAATATTTCCTCGGCATTATCTGAAGTTGGATTGAAAGTGATGCAGATTGGGTGTGACCCCAAAGCTGATTCAACCCGAATATTGACGCATGGAAAAATACCGACGGTACTCGATGCTCTCTACAGCAAAGGTCATCCTGAACTGAAAGACATAATATTCGAAGGAGACAATGGAATCCTTTGTGTGGAATGCGGTGGGCCGCGTCCTGGAGAAGGATGCGCTGGCAGGGGGATAATCGCCGCGTTCGAGAAGATCGAGGAGCTTAAAGCTGTTGAGGCATACAAACCAGACGTAATATTGTACGATGTCCTCGGTGATGTGGTCTGTGGCGGCTTTGTCATGCCGATACGTAATGGGTATGCAAAGGATGTGTTTGTGATATCCTCGGGCGAGATGATGTCGCTTTATGCTGCATCAAATATAATCAGTGCCGTCAATACCATGTCGTACATGGGCTATGCCAAATTCGGAGGCATCATTCAGAATTCACGCGGCATCGTGAATGAGGATGCGATTGTGAATAAGGTTGCCGTGGAGATGGGGGCCGATGTAATCTATAGGCTCCCTAGGAGTCCAGTGGTCCAATCCTGCGAGAATGCTGATAATTCTGTCGTTTTTGGTGCACCGCAATCATACATGGCTTCGGCATACAGAGAATTATCTAAAGTTATCTTGAAACGCACCGAAGATATTGCTGGAAAAATGAAACTTTGTATTCAATAA
- a CDS encoding nitrogenase component 1, which translates to MYCEPFKSCYLFGSLRIVSNFKNCVYLINGPSGCAFFCRNSVLLLNGYTHMPYSVNLPRIFTTNLTDKDVVFGSTDRLEEDVLEIDVKYNPDAIFIFNCCVSEIIGMYIEDLEKKLEKITKAKIIAVPSAGFKGDHKIGMKVANKKIFEKVVKRPTMKVPYSVNILGDADRFGHTTKELRSFLDENNISIITSIPGDVDMKSVSESSEASLNIIVCGTAGYGMAKLYLEEYGVPFVGGQSSVFGINHTFELYKAILDHFGKSLDDLEQRRQTAFDNIRRFRTELSDKKAFIIAGARRSFGYAALLKELGMSVEYIFTESNDCVLREEDALRMISKQIIYDEWDEELRNRIRMKRPDLVLSTLPELIIPEKYVSRTLDDFAGFSGAERFAQYIYDTIILQKMEEVVFIRAKDDNL; encoded by the coding sequence ATGTACTGCGAGCCATTCAAATCATGTTACTTATTCGGTTCGCTTAGAATCGTGTCGAATTTCAAGAATTGTGTTTATCTGATCAATGGACCTTCAGGATGTGCCTTTTTCTGTAGGAACTCTGTTTTGTTGCTCAATGGATACACACATATGCCTTATTCAGTGAATCTGCCAAGGATATTTACCACCAATCTGACTGATAAGGATGTGGTGTTCGGTTCCACAGATAGATTGGAAGAGGATGTGCTGGAGATCGATGTCAAATACAATCCAGATGCCATATTTATTTTCAATTGTTGTGTTTCTGAGATTATCGGCATGTATATTGAAGATTTGGAGAAGAAACTAGAAAAAATAACGAAGGCTAAGATTATTGCTGTTCCAAGCGCCGGCTTTAAAGGGGATCATAAGATAGGCATGAAGGTTGCGAATAAAAAAATCTTCGAAAAGGTCGTTAAGCGCCCCACTATGAAGGTTCCGTATTCGGTCAATATACTTGGCGATGCGGATAGATTTGGGCACACGACGAAAGAACTCAGGTCATTCCTAGATGAAAACAACATCAGCATCATCACCAGTATCCCCGGAGATGTGGATATGAAAAGTGTCTCGGAATCATCCGAGGCGTCCTTGAATATCATCGTTTGCGGTACTGCGGGATATGGTATGGCCAAACTTTACTTAGAGGAATATGGCGTCCCGTTCGTGGGAGGTCAATCGTCGGTATTCGGAATTAATCACACGTTCGAACTTTACAAAGCAATACTCGACCACTTCGGTAAGTCCTTGGATGACCTGGAACAAAGAAGACAGACTGCATTTGATAACATCAGAAGATTCAGAACAGAATTGTCAGATAAGAAAGCATTCATCATCGCGGGTGCACGCAGATCCTTTGGATATGCCGCTCTTTTGAAAGAGCTTGGGATGTCGGTGGAATACATATTCACGGAATCTAATGATTGTGTTCTGAGGGAAGAAGATGCCCTGAGAATGATATCTAAACAAATAATATATGATGAATGGGATGAAGAGTTACGTAACCGTATAAGAATGAAAAGGCCGGATCTGGTTCTCTCCACGCTGCCGGAGTTGATCATTCCTGAAAAATACGTCTCCAGGACACTAGATGATTTTGCTGGATTCTCCGGTGCAGAGAGATTTGCCCAGTATATCTACGATACGATAATATTGCAAAAAATGGAAGAAGTAGTATTCATCCGGGCCAAGGATGACAATCTCTGA
- a CDS encoding HAD hydrolase-like protein, translating into MQKYDTYLFDFDYTLYDKIMDVYHVLRLALDGMNIYLSEDMVPEFIGKSPEYICGYYGLGGTETETYMKIFNEVVCDSYLKSVPFPDSLMVLKSLKSLGKNVSIVTGKKRWKVEELLRRDNMIQYVDHIIGFEDTEIHKPDPSPILKCMGLYETYNAKRTVYVGNEQEDVMASAYANIDCVIINRLSGIFCKELTGCTCINSLQDLL; encoded by the coding sequence ATGCAGAAGTACGATACATATCTGTTCGATTTCGATTACACTTTGTATGATAAAATCATGGATGTGTACCACGTTCTGAGATTGGCGCTTGACGGTATGAATATCTATCTTTCTGAGGATATGGTGCCGGAGTTCATTGGAAAATCCCCAGAGTATATATGCGGATATTACGGGCTGGGAGGGACAGAGACTGAAACATACATGAAAATTTTCAACGAAGTCGTCTGTGATTCATATCTGAAATCCGTGCCTTTCCCCGATTCGTTAATGGTTCTGAAATCCCTAAAATCGTTGGGCAAGAACGTTTCCATAGTCACAGGTAAAAAAAGATGGAAGGTCGAAGAATTATTGAGACGAGATAACATGATTCAATACGTTGACCACATAATCGGATTCGAAGACACTGAGATTCACAAACCCGACCCCTCTCCAATTTTAAAATGCATGGGACTATATGAGACGTATAATGCAAAGCGTACTGTTTATGTAGGAAATGAGCAAGAAGACGTTATGGCATCAGCGTATGCGAACATTGATTGCGTCATTATAAATCGCCTGAGTGGAATCTTTTGCAAAGAATTGACAGGATGCACATGCATCAATTCTCTTCAAGACCTCCTCTGA